In Oryctolagus cuniculus chromosome X, mOryCun1.1, whole genome shotgun sequence, a single window of DNA contains:
- the VEGFD gene encoding vascular endothelial growth factor D isoform X1: protein MYREWAVVNIFMMSYIQLVQGSSNDHGPLKRSSRSMLERSEEQIRAASSLEELLRITHAEDWKLWQCRLKLKSLSGVDARSASHRSTRFAATFYDIETLKVIDEEWQRTQCSPRETCVEVASELGKSTDTFFKPPCVNVFRCGGCCNEESLICMNTSTSYVSKQLFEISVPLTSVPELVPVKVANHTGCKCLPTAPRHPYSIIRRSLQTTEEDRCSQFKKLCPIDMLWDSNKCKCVLQEENPLAGTEDHSPLQESALCGPHMQFDEERCECVCKTLCPRDLIQHPENCSCFECKESLESCCQKHKRFHPDTCSCEDRCPFHTRTCASGKHACARHCRFPKEKRAVRGLQSQENP, encoded by the exons cgGTCATCTCGATCCATGTTAGAACGGTCTGAAGAGCAGATTAGGGCTGCTTCTAGTTTGGAAGAACTGCTGCGCATCACGCACGCTGAGGACTGGAAGCTGTGGCAGTGCCGGCTGAAGCTCAAAAGTCTCAGCGGAGTGGACGCTCGCTCAGCCTCTCATCGGTCCACCAGGTTCGCAGCGACGTTCTATGACATTGAAACACTAAAAG TCATAGATGAGGAGTGGCAAAGAACCCAGTGCAGCCCGCGAGAGACGTGCGTGGAGGTGGCCAGCGAGCTGGGGAAGAGCACCGACACGTTCTTCAAGCCGCCCTGTGTCAATGTGTTCCGCTGCGGCGGCTGCTGCAACGAGGAGAGCCTCATCTGTATGAACACGAGCACCTCGTACGTCTCCAAACAG CTCTTTGAGATATCGGTGCCTTTGACATCAGTACCTGAGTTAGTGCCTGTTAAAGTTGCCAACCACACAGGTTGTAAGTGCTTGCCGACGGCCCCTCGGCATCCATACTCAATTATCAGAAGATCCCTCCAAACCACAGAAGAAGACCG ctGTTCCCAATTCAAGAAACTCTGCCCTATTGACATGCTGTGGGATAGCAACAAGTGTAAATGTGTTTTACAGGAAGAGAATCCACTTGCTGGAACAGAAG ATCACTCTCCTCTCCAGGAATCTGCTCTCTGCGGGCCACACATGCAGTTCGATGAAGAGCGTTGTGAGTGCGTCTGTAAGACCCTGTGTCCCAGAGACCTCATCCAGCACCCGGAAAACTGCAGCTGCTTTGAGTGCAAAGAGAGTCTGGAGAGCTGCTGCCAGAAGCACAAGAGATTTCACCCAGACACCTGCAG CTGTGAGGACAGATGCCCCTTTCACACCAGAACATGTGCAAGTGGAAAACACGCGTGTGCAAGGCATTGCCGCTTTCCAAAGGAGAAAAGGGCTGTCCGGGGACTCCAAAGCCAAGAAAATCCCTGA
- the VEGFD gene encoding vascular endothelial growth factor D isoform X2, with protein MLHATVVLWGRMCRDGEIPWQGREHEWEEDVFSTCTTVWLIIDEEWQRTQCSPRETCVEVASELGKSTDTFFKPPCVNVFRCGGCCNEESLICMNTSTSYVSKQLFEISVPLTSVPELVPVKVANHTGCKCLPTAPRHPYSIIRRSLQTTEEDRCSQFKKLCPIDMLWDSNKCKCVLQEENPLAGTEDHSPLQESALCGPHMQFDEERCECVCKTLCPRDLIQHPENCSCFECKESLESCCQKHKRFHPDTCSCEDRCPFHTRTCASGKHACARHCRFPKEKRAVRGLQSQENP; from the exons ATGCTGCATGCCACCGTTGTGCTGTGGGGAAGGATGTGCAGAGATGGGGAAATCCCTTGGCAAGGACGTGAGCATGAGTGGGAGGAGGATGTTTTCTCCACGTGTACGACTGTGTGGCTAA TCATAGATGAGGAGTGGCAAAGAACCCAGTGCAGCCCGCGAGAGACGTGCGTGGAGGTGGCCAGCGAGCTGGGGAAGAGCACCGACACGTTCTTCAAGCCGCCCTGTGTCAATGTGTTCCGCTGCGGCGGCTGCTGCAACGAGGAGAGCCTCATCTGTATGAACACGAGCACCTCGTACGTCTCCAAACAG CTCTTTGAGATATCGGTGCCTTTGACATCAGTACCTGAGTTAGTGCCTGTTAAAGTTGCCAACCACACAGGTTGTAAGTGCTTGCCGACGGCCCCTCGGCATCCATACTCAATTATCAGAAGATCCCTCCAAACCACAGAAGAAGACCG ctGTTCCCAATTCAAGAAACTCTGCCCTATTGACATGCTGTGGGATAGCAACAAGTGTAAATGTGTTTTACAGGAAGAGAATCCACTTGCTGGAACAGAAG ATCACTCTCCTCTCCAGGAATCTGCTCTCTGCGGGCCACACATGCAGTTCGATGAAGAGCGTTGTGAGTGCGTCTGTAAGACCCTGTGTCCCAGAGACCTCATCCAGCACCCGGAAAACTGCAGCTGCTTTGAGTGCAAAGAGAGTCTGGAGAGCTGCTGCCAGAAGCACAAGAGATTTCACCCAGACACCTGCAG CTGTGAGGACAGATGCCCCTTTCACACCAGAACATGTGCAAGTGGAAAACACGCGTGTGCAAGGCATTGCCGCTTTCCAAAGGAGAAAAGGGCTGTCCGGGGACTCCAAAGCCAAGAAAATCCCTGA